The following proteins are co-located in the Apium graveolens cultivar Ventura chromosome 5, ASM990537v1, whole genome shotgun sequence genome:
- the LOC141723844 gene encoding uncharacterized protein LOC141723844, with product MANNPISLQFTQHYHQQIEHEFDDLYTHSLNYNLHRFNYNTSLSTILPDPADLVYISGHESDDADSVSDMNYVTNLFENRLDCVRNDENNNQDSNFMGVNENLNHRAYGSDQDGEEELGFELGGLEGGMSGLRVVDIDSESDVEEVEEIGEIDGGEWFSGNRNCVRIDNWGDGGGLNEEIWWDEVDGDREGFSSGVRVNSDNSWEEDDSVDIEDDIEDENFRDLEWEILLAANNFSGEFEVENDDGVLYVMVQDEYLYAQTESALKGSPPAAKSVVENLVSVVLTKDYVKENNVVCAVCKDEIGVEERATRLPCSHHYHGECIVPWLNMRNTCPVCRFELPTDDADYERRKERRDGLGWLDDLNVRYDQ from the coding sequence ATGGCAAACAACCCTATTTCTCTTCAATTCACACAACATTACCACCAACAAATTGAACATGAATTCGATGATCTATACACACACTCTCTCAATTACAATCTCCACCGTTTCAATTACAATACTTCTCTTTCTACAATTTTACCCGACCCGGCCGACTTGGTTTACATTTCGGGTCACGAATCCGATGATGCTGATTCGGTATCAGACATGAATTATGTGACCAATTTGTTCGAAAATCGATTGGATTGTGTGCGAAATGATGAGAATAATAATCAAGATTCGAATTTTATGGGTGTGAATGAGAATCTTAATCATAGGGCTTATGGGTCTGATCAGGATGGTGAAGAGGAGCTAGGGTTTGAATTGGGTGGGTTGGAGGGTGGTATGAGTGGGCTTAGGGTTGTCGATATTGATTCGGAGTCGGATGTCGAAGAGGTGGAGGAAATTGGGGAAATTGATGGTGGGGAGTGGTTTTCGGGTAATCGGAACTGTGTTAGGATTGATAATTGGGGTGATGGAGGGGGATTGAATGAGGAGATTTGGTGGGATGAAGTGGATGGTGATAGAGAAGGGTTTAGTTCCGGGGTTCGGGTTAATTCGGATAATTCTTGGGAAGAAGATGATTCGGTTGATATTGAGGATGATATCGAGGACGAGAATTTTAGGGATTTAGAATGGGAGATTCTTTTGGCTGCTAATAATTTTAGTGGAGAATTTGAGGTTGAGAATGATGATGGTGTTTTGTATGTGATGGTTCAAGATGAGTATTTATATGCGCAGACTGAGAGTGCTTTGAAGGGTAGTCCTCCGGCTGCAAAGTCTGTTGTAGAAAATCTTGTTTCGGTTGTTTTGACTAAGGATTATGTGAAGGAAAACAATGTGGTTTGTGCTGTTTGTAAGGATGAGATTGGTGTTGAGGAGAGAGCAACTAGACTGCCTTGTAGTCATCATTACCATGGGGAATGTATCGTTCCGTGGTTGAACATGCGCAATACTTGTCCTGTTTGTCGATTTGAGTTGCCTACGGATGATGCTGACTATGAGCGGAGGAAGGAAAGAAGGGATGGTCTAGGCTGGTTAGATGATTTGAATGTTAGGTATGATCAGTGA